In the genome of Xanthomonas translucens pv. cerealis, one region contains:
- a CDS encoding L-serine ammonia-lyase has product MAVSTFDLFKIGIGPSSSHTVGPMRAAERFVHRWLLDPGRLGEVVRIRAEVFGSLALTGRGHGTDKALLLGMEGQRPNLIDPDIIPSTLERIRDSKRINLMGQHSIAFDEKRDLALNKRQKLPYHTNGMRFTAYAADDELIATRDYYSVGGGFVVNQDDAADDRIVADETPLPYPFKSGDELLAQAARSGLSIAALMFENEKCWRSEDEIRAGLRELWNAMQACVARGIRQEGTLPGGLNVSRRAPALYRELSSKPEAAMRDPLTTLDWVNLYALAVNEENAAGGRVVTAPTNGAAGIIPSVLHYFDRFCPGSDEQRIFDFLLTAAAIGILYKENASISGAEVGCQGEVGVACSMAAGGLVAALGGKPGQIENAAEIGMEHNLGLTCDPIGGLVQIPCIERNAMGAVKAINASRMAMRGDGKHKVSLDKVIRTMRDTGRDMQDKYKETSRGGLAVNVIEC; this is encoded by the coding sequence ATGGCTGTCAGCACCTTCGACCTGTTCAAGATCGGCATCGGCCCGAGCTCCTCGCATACCGTGGGGCCGATGCGTGCGGCCGAGCGCTTCGTGCACCGCTGGCTGCTGGATCCGGGCCGGCTCGGCGAGGTGGTGCGGATCCGCGCCGAGGTGTTCGGCTCGCTGGCGCTGACCGGGCGCGGCCACGGCACCGACAAAGCGCTGCTGCTGGGCATGGAAGGCCAGCGCCCGAACCTGATCGATCCGGACATCATTCCGAGCACGCTGGAGCGCATCCGCGACAGCAAGCGCATCAACCTGATGGGCCAGCACAGCATCGCCTTCGACGAGAAACGCGACCTGGCGCTGAACAAGCGCCAGAAGCTGCCATACCACACCAACGGCATGCGCTTCACCGCCTATGCCGCCGACGATGAGCTGATCGCCACGCGCGACTATTACTCGGTCGGCGGCGGCTTCGTGGTCAACCAGGACGACGCCGCCGACGACCGCATCGTCGCCGACGAAACGCCGCTGCCCTACCCCTTCAAGAGCGGCGACGAACTGCTGGCGCAGGCCGCGCGCAGCGGCCTGAGCATCGCCGCGCTGATGTTCGAGAACGAGAAGTGCTGGCGCAGCGAGGACGAGATCCGCGCCGGCCTGCGCGAACTGTGGAACGCGATGCAGGCCTGCGTGGCACGCGGCATTCGCCAGGAAGGCACCCTGCCCGGCGGCCTCAACGTGTCGCGGCGCGCGCCGGCGCTGTACCGCGAACTGTCGTCCAAGCCGGAAGCGGCGATGCGCGATCCGCTGACCACGCTGGACTGGGTCAACCTGTACGCGCTGGCGGTCAACGAAGAGAACGCCGCCGGCGGGCGCGTGGTCACCGCACCGACCAACGGCGCGGCCGGGATCATTCCCTCGGTGCTGCACTACTTCGACCGTTTCTGCCCGGGCAGCGACGAGCAGCGCATCTTCGATTTCCTGCTGACCGCCGCGGCGATCGGCATCCTGTACAAGGAAAACGCCTCCATCTCCGGCGCAGAAGTCGGCTGCCAGGGCGAAGTCGGGGTGGCCTGCTCGATGGCCGCCGGCGGCCTGGTCGCCGCGCTCGGCGGCAAGCCGGGGCAGATCGAGAACGCCGCCGAGATCGGCATGGAACACAACCTCGGCCTGACCTGCGACCCGATCGGCGGGCTGGTGCAGATCCCGTGCATCGAGCGCAACGCGATGGGCGCGGTAAAGGCGATCAACGCCAGCCGCATGGCCATGCGCGGCGACGGCAAGCACAAGGTGTCGCTGGACAAGGTGATCCGGACCATGCGCGACACCGGCCGCGACATGCAGGACAAGTACAAGGAAACCAGCCGCGGCGGGCTGGCGGTTAACGTGATCGAGTGCTGA
- a CDS encoding cytochrome b, whose product MTAKNTAERWGSVSQTLHWLIAALILLLGVVGLTMGELPKTPKYFWVYTAHKSLGLTVLALVIARLGWRLYAGAPKPVPGTPGWQERIASATHVLLYVLIFAMPLSGWLYDSSSGLRPFRWFGLVAVPKLSAPDQHLRDLSHALHEWGFWILIAVVLAHAGAAFYHHLLQRDATLARMLPRGWLSPKS is encoded by the coding sequence ATGACCGCCAAGAACACCGCCGAACGCTGGGGCAGCGTCAGCCAGACCCTGCATTGGCTGATCGCCGCCCTGATCCTGTTGCTGGGCGTGGTCGGCCTGACCATGGGCGAGCTGCCGAAGACGCCCAAGTACTTCTGGGTCTACACCGCGCACAAGTCGCTCGGCCTGACCGTGCTGGCGCTGGTGATCGCGCGCCTGGGCTGGCGCCTGTATGCCGGCGCGCCCAAGCCGGTGCCGGGCACGCCGGGCTGGCAGGAACGCATCGCCAGCGCCACCCACGTGCTGCTGTATGTGCTGATCTTCGCCATGCCGCTGTCCGGCTGGCTATACGACTCCAGCAGCGGTCTGCGCCCGTTCCGCTGGTTCGGCCTGGTCGCCGTGCCCAAGCTCAGCGCGCCCGACCAACACCTGCGCGACCTGTCGCATGCGCTGCACGAATGGGGCTTCTGGATCCTGATCGCGGTGGTGCTGGCGCATGCCGGCGCCGCCTTCTACCACCACCTGTTGCAACGCGATGCCACCCTGGCGCGGATGTTGCCGCGCGGCTGGCTGAGCCCCAAATCCTGA
- a CDS encoding YceI family protein translates to MSSRFASPAAVAAVAASLVAMLAAAPAFAADYVQAPGSSLVFASKYDGEVFTGQFPGFDSKFSFDPANLASARLDVAIPLAGAKSGNADRDSTLQGPDFFDVAKFATAHYRADKFRGLGNNQYAADGTLELRGVSRPVTLTFTWTPGAQPVLAGKALVKRLDFGVGGGDWADTKTIPNETAISTKVVFKAK, encoded by the coding sequence ATGTCGTCCCGTTTCGCCTCCCCCGCCGCCGTCGCCGCCGTCGCCGCCAGCCTGGTGGCGATGCTCGCCGCCGCCCCCGCCTTCGCCGCCGACTACGTGCAAGCCCCGGGCTCGAGCCTGGTGTTCGCCAGCAAGTACGACGGCGAAGTGTTCACCGGCCAGTTCCCCGGCTTCGACAGCAAGTTCAGCTTCGACCCGGCCAACCTGGCCAGCGCCAGGCTCGACGTGGCGATCCCGCTGGCCGGCGCCAAGAGCGGCAATGCCGACCGCGACTCCACCTTGCAGGGGCCGGACTTCTTCGACGTTGCCAAGTTCGCCACCGCCCACTACCGCGCCGACAAGTTTCGTGGGCTCGGCAACAACCAGTACGCCGCCGACGGCACCCTGGAACTGCGCGGCGTGTCCAGGCCGGTGACCCTGACCTTCACCTGGACCCCCGGCGCGCAGCCGGTGCTGGCCGGCAAGGCGCTGGTCAAGCGCCTGGACTTCGGCGTCGGCGGCGGCGACTGGGCCGATACCAAGACCATCCCCAACGAAACGGCGATCAGCACCAAGGTGGTGTTCAAGGCGAAGTGA
- a CDS encoding glutaredoxin family protein: MSLTLYQRDDCQLCDQALLVLAQARVGDLESVFIDGDAVLEARYGERVPVLRDAGERELGWPFDVRRVADWLALQD; the protein is encoded by the coding sequence ATGTCCCTGACCCTGTACCAGCGCGATGACTGCCAGCTGTGCGACCAGGCGCTGCTGGTGCTGGCGCAGGCGCGCGTGGGCGATCTGGAGAGCGTGTTCATCGATGGCGATGCGGTGCTGGAGGCGCGCTACGGCGAGCGCGTGCCGGTGCTGCGCGACGCCGGCGAGCGCGAGCTGGGGTGGCCGTTCGATGTGCGTCGGGTGGCGGACTGGCTGGCACTGCAGGACTGA
- a CDS encoding alpha/beta fold hydrolase, which yields MRRLPLLAALAAALLLAPPSHAATPAPRYGAQLEGFNYPYPVARYEFASQRQPLQMAYLDVAPTGTPNGRTVVLLHGKNFCAATWESAIAALTAAGYRVIAPDQIGFCKSSKPQAYQFSFAQLAANTHALLQQAGVSRAVLVGHSMGGMLAAHYALQYPQDVSQLLLVNPIGLEDWKAAGVPWRSIDAWYAKELKTDAASIKQYQQSVYYGGQWKPAYERWVTMQAGLYAGPGRERVAWNQALTSDMVFNQPVVQQFAQLRVPTTLFIGQRDRTAIGKDLAPPALAKSLGDYPALGKRAAAAIPGATLIEFADLGHAPQVEAPPRFNAALLQALAAPGTVP from the coding sequence ATGCGCCGACTCCCGCTTCTCGCCGCGCTCGCCGCCGCGCTCCTGCTGGCGCCGCCCAGCCACGCCGCTACGCCCGCGCCGCGCTACGGCGCGCAGCTGGAAGGCTTCAACTATCCGTATCCGGTCGCGCGCTACGAGTTCGCCTCGCAGCGGCAGCCGTTACAGATGGCCTACCTGGACGTGGCCCCGACCGGCACGCCGAACGGCCGCACGGTCGTGCTGCTGCACGGCAAGAACTTCTGCGCGGCGACCTGGGAATCGGCGATCGCTGCACTCACCGCCGCAGGCTACCGAGTGATCGCGCCGGACCAGATCGGTTTTTGCAAGTCGAGCAAGCCGCAGGCCTACCAGTTCTCCTTCGCGCAACTGGCGGCCAACACCCATGCGCTGCTGCAGCAGGCCGGCGTGAGCCGGGCGGTGTTGGTCGGTCACTCGATGGGCGGCATGCTCGCCGCGCACTACGCCCTGCAATATCCGCAGGACGTGAGCCAGCTGCTGCTGGTGAACCCGATCGGGCTGGAGGACTGGAAGGCCGCCGGGGTACCGTGGCGCAGCATCGATGCCTGGTACGCGAAGGAACTCAAGACCGATGCCGCCTCGATCAAGCAGTATCAACAGAGCGTCTACTACGGCGGGCAATGGAAACCCGCATACGAGCGCTGGGTGACGATGCAGGCCGGGCTGTACGCCGGCCCCGGTCGCGAACGCGTGGCCTGGAACCAGGCGCTGACCTCGGACATGGTGTTCAACCAGCCGGTGGTGCAGCAGTTCGCGCAGCTGCGCGTGCCGACCACACTGTTCATCGGCCAGCGCGACCGCACCGCGATCGGCAAGGACCTGGCGCCGCCGGCGCTGGCCAAGAGCCTGGGCGACTATCCGGCGCTGGGCAAGCGCGCGGCGGCGGCGATTCCCGGCGCGACGCTGATCGAATTCGCCGACCTCGGCCACGCGCCGCAGGTCGAAGCGCCGCCACGTTTCAACGCCGCGCTGTTGCAGGCCTTGGCCGCACCCGGCACCGTGCCGTAG
- a CDS encoding homoserine dehydrogenase family protein: MAPAQVRAADAALPRLGLLGTGTVGRAFVARYQVLQQRRPDLPAFAWLTNSRILQECRQAPAQALAVANAAARGHGGCAPQPADLRGGDIVVDATASEAVAQRHAQWLARGVHVVTANKLGQGAALARAEQIHAARHATGAHYGDSATVGAGLPLLSSLRALAAGGDHIHAVEGVLSGSMAWLLHRYDGSRAFSECVREAAAAGYTEPDPREDLSGEDVRRKLLILARAAGLSLRAEQVQVDSLLPPALAAAAPQEVDAALSALDAPLAVRLAQACENGACLRFVGRFDAHGASVGLRELPLAHPLASGAGTDNRVAIHSDRYLQQPLLIQGPGAGAEVTAAALLDDVLRIAVR, translated from the coding sequence ATAGCGCCGGCGCAGGTGCGGGCGGCCGATGCCGCGCTGCCGCGACTCGGCCTGCTCGGCACCGGCACGGTCGGCCGCGCCTTCGTCGCGCGCTACCAGGTGCTGCAGCAGCGGCGCCCGGACTTGCCGGCGTTCGCCTGGCTGACCAATTCGCGGATATTGCAGGAGTGCCGGCAGGCGCCGGCGCAGGCGCTGGCCGTGGCCAATGCCGCCGCGCGCGGTCATGGCGGCTGCGCGCCGCAGCCCGCCGACCTGCGCGGCGGCGACATCGTGGTCGATGCCACCGCCAGCGAGGCGGTGGCGCAGCGGCATGCCCAGTGGCTGGCGCGCGGGGTGCACGTGGTGACCGCGAACAAGCTCGGCCAGGGCGCGGCGTTGGCGCGCGCCGAACAGATCCATGCTGCGCGGCATGCCACCGGCGCGCACTACGGCGACAGCGCCACGGTCGGTGCAGGCCTGCCGTTGCTGAGCAGCCTGCGCGCGCTGGCCGCAGGCGGCGACCACATCCACGCGGTGGAAGGCGTGCTGTCCGGCTCGATGGCCTGGTTGCTGCACCGCTACGACGGCAGCCGCGCGTTTTCCGAGTGCGTACGCGAGGCGGCGGCGGCCGGCTACACCGAGCCGGATCCGCGCGAGGACCTGTCCGGCGAGGACGTGCGCCGCAAGCTGCTGATCCTGGCGCGCGCGGCCGGGTTGTCGCTGCGTGCCGAGCAGGTGCAGGTCGATTCGCTGCTGCCGCCGGCGCTGGCCGCGGCGGCGCCGCAGGAGGTGGATGCCGCACTCTCTGCACTGGATGCGCCACTGGCGGTGCGCCTGGCGCAGGCGTGTGAGAACGGCGCCTGCCTGCGTTTCGTCGGCCGCTTCGATGCGCACGGCGCCTCGGTGGGACTGCGCGAACTGCCGCTGGCGCATCCGCTGGCCAGCGGCGCCGGCACTGATAACCGCGTCGCCATCCACAGCGACCGCTATCTGCAACAACCGCTGCTGATCCAGGGGCCGGGTGCCGGCGCCGAGGTGACCGCGGCGGCCTTGCTCGACGACGTGCTGCGGATCGCAGTGCGCTGA
- the metX gene encoding homoserine O-succinyltransferase MetX — protein sequence MSFVNTPHRPLDSHPALDRYAADVAPADDGVIAMRGEVAVALPLRHAGVQLLRLRYELSGPADAPVVFVAGGISAHRHLAANPSFPEKGWAEGLVGPGRTLDAGQRRLLGFDFVGADGSLDAPIDSADQADAIAALLDALGIAQLHGFVGYSYGALVGLQLAVRHPQRLLKLVAVSGAHRAHPYAAAWRALQRRAVALGQLQCAESHGLSLARQFAMLSYRTPEEFGERFDAPPEVINGRVRVAAEDYLDAAGAQYVARTQVNAYLRLSESIDLHRIDPAAVAVPTVVVAVEGDRLVPLADLVTLVEGLGTRGSLRVLRSPYGHDAFLKETDRIDAILATAFRPTGATA from the coding sequence ATGAGCTTCGTGAATACGCCACATCGCCCCCTTGATTCGCATCCAGCGCTGGACCGCTACGCCGCCGACGTCGCGCCGGCTGACGATGGCGTGATCGCGATGCGCGGCGAAGTCGCGGTGGCGCTGCCGCTGCGCCACGCCGGCGTGCAGCTGCTGCGCCTGCGCTACGAACTGAGCGGCCCGGCCGATGCGCCGGTGGTGTTCGTCGCCGGCGGCATTTCCGCGCACCGCCATCTGGCCGCCAACCCGAGCTTCCCCGAGAAAGGCTGGGCCGAAGGCCTGGTCGGGCCGGGGCGGACACTGGATGCGGGCCAGCGGCGCCTGCTCGGGTTCGATTTCGTCGGCGCCGACGGCAGCCTGGACGCGCCGATCGACAGCGCCGACCAGGCCGATGCGATCGCCGCGCTGCTGGATGCGCTGGGCATCGCCCAACTGCACGGCTTCGTCGGCTATTCCTACGGCGCGCTGGTCGGCCTGCAGCTGGCGGTGCGGCATCCGCAGCGCTTGCTGAAGCTGGTCGCGGTCAGCGGCGCGCACCGCGCGCATCCGTATGCCGCGGCGTGGCGCGCGTTGCAGCGCCGCGCGGTGGCGCTGGGCCAGCTGCAGTGCGCCGAGAGCCACGGGCTGTCGCTGGCGCGGCAGTTCGCGATGCTCAGCTACCGCACCCCGGAAGAATTCGGCGAGCGCTTCGACGCGCCGCCGGAAGTGATCAACGGCCGCGTCCGCGTCGCCGCCGAGGACTACCTGGATGCCGCCGGCGCGCAGTACGTGGCGCGCACCCAGGTCAACGCCTACCTGCGCCTGTCCGAATCCATCGACCTGCACCGCATCGATCCGGCTGCCGTCGCCGTGCCCACCGTGGTGGTCGCGGTGGAAGGCGACCGCCTGGTGCCGCTGGCCGACCTGGTCACTCTGGTCGAAGGGTTGGGCACGCGCGGCAGCCTGCGCGTGCTGCGCTCGCCATACGGCCACGACGCCTTCCTGAAAGAAACCGACCGCATCGACGCGATCCTCGCTACCGCCTTTCGCCCCACCGGAGCTACCGCATGA
- a CDS encoding O-succinylhomoserine (thiol)-lyase, with translation MSTAHDNDLPCSDATAAVRAGIDRDTAYGAVTPPIVLSSNFSFDGFGNKRQYDYTRSGNPTRDLLGEALAELEGGAGGVITATGMGAINLVLNALLQPGDKLVVPHDAYGGSWRLFNALAKKGHFELITADLTDPRSLAEALAQSPQLVLIETPSNPLLRITDLRFVIDAAHKAGALAVVDNTFLSPALQKPIAFGADLVIHSTTKYVNGHSDVVGGAVIAATAELHQQLVWWANALGLTGSPFDAFLTLRGLRTLDARLRVHQENAQAVVALLDGHAAVNQVYYPGLATHPGHAVAARQQTGFGAMISFELAGGEAQVRAFVDGLRYFTLAESLGGVESLIAHPASMTHAAMTAEARANAGISDGLLRLSVGIESSEDLIADLQAGLLRAQQAGEAVARKRVDA, from the coding sequence ATGAGCACTGCCCACGACAATGATTTGCCCTGTAGCGACGCCACCGCCGCGGTGCGCGCCGGCATCGACCGCGACACCGCGTACGGTGCGGTGACCCCGCCGATCGTACTGTCGTCGAACTTCAGCTTCGACGGTTTCGGCAACAAGCGCCAGTACGACTACACCCGCAGCGGCAACCCGACCCGCGACCTGCTCGGCGAAGCGTTGGCGGAGCTGGAAGGCGGCGCCGGCGGCGTGATCACCGCCACCGGCATGGGCGCGATCAACCTGGTGCTGAACGCGCTGCTGCAGCCGGGCGACAAGCTGGTGGTGCCGCACGATGCGTACGGTGGCAGCTGGCGCCTGTTCAACGCGCTGGCCAAGAAGGGCCATTTCGAACTGATCACCGCCGACCTGACCGATCCGCGCTCGCTGGCCGAGGCGCTGGCGCAGTCGCCGCAGCTGGTGCTGATCGAAACCCCGTCCAATCCGCTGCTGCGCATCACCGACCTGCGCTTCGTCATCGATGCCGCGCACAAGGCCGGCGCGCTGGCGGTGGTCGACAACACCTTCCTGTCGCCGGCGCTGCAAAAGCCCATTGCGTTCGGCGCCGACCTGGTGATCCATTCCACCACCAAGTACGTCAACGGCCACAGCGATGTGGTCGGCGGTGCGGTGATCGCGGCGACCGCCGAGCTGCACCAGCAGCTGGTGTGGTGGGCCAACGCGCTGGGCCTGACCGGTTCGCCGTTCGATGCGTTCCTGACCCTGCGCGGCTTGCGCACGCTGGATGCGCGCCTGCGCGTGCACCAGGAAAATGCGCAGGCGGTGGTGGCGCTGCTCGACGGGCATGCCGCGGTCAACCAGGTCTATTACCCGGGTTTGGCCACGCATCCGGGGCATGCGGTGGCGGCGCGGCAGCAGACCGGTTTCGGCGCGATGATCAGCTTCGAGCTGGCCGGCGGCGAAGCGCAGGTGCGCGCCTTCGTCGATGGCCTGCGCTATTTCACCCTGGCCGAGTCGCTGGGCGGGGTCGAGAGCCTGATCGCGCATCCGGCGTCGATGACGCATGCGGCGATGACCGCCGAAGCGCGCGCCAACGCCGGCATCAGCGATGGCCTGCTGCGGCTGTCGGTGGGCATCGAGTCCAGCGAGGATTTGATCGCGGACCTGCAGGCCGGCCTGCTGCGTGCGCAGCAGGCGGGCGAGGCGGTGGCGCGCAAACGGGTGGACGCGTGA
- a CDS encoding ligand-binding sensor domain-containing diguanylate cyclase, which translates to MLFGAWIALVPSAAALQPDKQFNQYERQRWGLEQGLPQLSVQAFAQDRQGYLWIGTMGGLARFDGVRMTSFGEKAPANLPGTLINALHVDPRGDLWIGTYRGLARYRDGHFSNLLPQDPQAPLLNIEAIAVDAQGTVLVAAQDGVYAVAGDSLRLRHRIADGAYALLPRNGELWVGTRGAVLRFADGDSDGEPLPLPADAHAAPVRQLLNAQGRLWAGSRDGLLFRRGGRWQRLPGDPALTRRAVEALYQDSDGNLWVGLPGDLLRVRHGGIVEHYVEREQDAASTIFEDRERNLWLGSRWNGATRLWNGWTRRYSSDEGLSDPLVWTLARDPDGSLWVGTGNGLARLRNGRYQQVLRRAQLPADVPYTLLAETGQVWIGTRRGALLYRDGRVTEPPPLARLRELQVSGIVRDRAQRLWFATSDGLFRSDGARLQRYGAREGLRDPRIRLIHETRAGRLLIGSQAGLYELRGERLLPLAAAGSALAGADITAVHELPGGQWVVGTLSEQLWVFDGKRWTMFDEHAGLPANAAFFITDDGHGSLWVAGLRGVYRMPLASLLKRIQVAGTPLQAELLLNERGQRHGGVQGLCCNGAGNGKGFIDSGTLWLPSRDGVVTIDTAGIVKNPVAPQPVVERIRAQGRWMAPQALGSTPLPAQARDLDFEFTAASFQAPENVELRYRLVGYDTQWRSLDDIRQRVASYTNLPGGDYVFEVTGSNNAGVWAQAPARLPLRIRLRFQETLYYKLLLALGALVLALLCIGMARVVNQRLRATLERQVRQRTEALQAANQRLQEASFTDDLTQLRNRRYLSLHIPSDIALYRRMAANDQDMLSSGMLFALIDIDHFKAINDSGGHHTGDAVLQQMAQLLVGLTRESDYVVRWGGEEFLLVLRSAPRENLNVAAERLCRAIAAHSFALDYGRQSQITCSIGLAEFPFVHDPDSRLGWEQLLVLADRALYQAKAKGRNGWAAYQPVLGTQAEQVLAALHEPAERMQHHACLSLVHSRC; encoded by the coding sequence ATGCTCTTCGGTGCGTGGATCGCGCTCGTACCGAGCGCGGCCGCGCTGCAGCCGGACAAGCAGTTCAACCAGTACGAACGCCAGCGCTGGGGCCTGGAACAAGGGCTGCCGCAGCTCAGCGTGCAGGCCTTCGCGCAGGACCGGCAGGGCTATCTGTGGATCGGCACGATGGGCGGGCTGGCACGCTTCGATGGCGTGCGCATGACCAGCTTCGGCGAAAAGGCCCCGGCCAACCTGCCCGGCACCTTGATCAATGCCTTGCACGTGGATCCCCGCGGCGACCTGTGGATCGGCACCTACCGCGGGCTGGCGCGCTACCGCGACGGACATTTCAGCAACCTGCTGCCGCAGGATCCGCAAGCGCCGCTGCTGAACATCGAAGCGATCGCGGTCGATGCGCAGGGCACGGTGCTGGTCGCCGCGCAGGATGGCGTCTACGCCGTGGCCGGCGACAGCCTGCGCCTGCGCCATCGCATTGCCGACGGCGCTTACGCACTGTTGCCACGCAACGGCGAACTGTGGGTCGGCACGCGTGGCGCCGTGCTGCGTTTCGCCGATGGCGACAGCGATGGCGAACCGCTGCCGTTGCCGGCGGATGCGCACGCCGCGCCGGTGCGACAGTTGCTGAACGCGCAGGGACGGCTGTGGGCCGGCAGCCGCGACGGCCTGCTGTTCCGCCGCGGCGGCCGCTGGCAGCGCCTGCCCGGCGACCCGGCGTTGACCCGGCGCGCGGTGGAGGCGCTGTACCAGGACAGCGACGGCAATCTGTGGGTGGGCCTGCCCGGCGACCTGCTGCGCGTGCGCCACGGCGGCATCGTCGAGCACTACGTCGAACGCGAGCAGGACGCCGCCAGTACGATCTTCGAGGATCGCGAGCGCAACCTGTGGCTGGGCAGCCGCTGGAATGGCGCGACCCGCCTGTGGAACGGCTGGACGCGCCGCTACAGCAGCGACGAAGGCTTGTCCGACCCACTGGTGTGGACGCTGGCGCGCGATCCCGACGGCTCGCTGTGGGTCGGCACCGGCAACGGCCTGGCGCGGCTGCGCAATGGCCGCTACCAGCAGGTGCTGCGCCGCGCACAACTGCCCGCCGACGTGCCCTACACCCTGCTCGCCGAAACCGGCCAGGTGTGGATCGGCACCCGTCGCGGCGCGCTGCTGTACCGCGACGGGCGCGTCACCGAGCCGCCGCCGCTGGCGCGGCTGCGCGAACTGCAAGTCAGCGGGATCGTCCGCGACCGCGCGCAACGGCTGTGGTTCGCCACCAGCGACGGCCTGTTCCGCAGCGACGGCGCGCGCCTGCAGCGCTACGGCGCGCGCGAGGGCCTGCGCGATCCGCGCATCCGCCTGATCCACGAAACCCGCGCCGGGCGCCTGCTGATCGGCTCCCAGGCCGGCCTGTACGAACTGCGCGGCGAGCGCCTGCTGCCGCTCGCCGCGGCCGGCTCGGCGCTGGCCGGCGCCGACATCACCGCCGTGCACGAACTGCCCGGCGGACAGTGGGTGGTGGGCACGCTGTCGGAACAGCTGTGGGTGTTCGACGGCAAGCGCTGGACCATGTTCGACGAACACGCCGGACTGCCGGCGAACGCGGCGTTCTTCATTACCGACGACGGCCACGGCAGCCTGTGGGTGGCCGGCCTGCGCGGCGTGTATCGGATGCCGCTGGCGAGCCTGCTCAAGCGCATCCAGGTAGCAGGCACGCCGCTGCAGGCCGAACTGCTGCTCAACGAACGCGGCCAGCGCCACGGCGGCGTGCAGGGCCTGTGCTGCAACGGCGCGGGCAACGGCAAGGGCTTCATCGACAGCGGCACGCTGTGGTTGCCCAGCCGCGACGGCGTAGTGACCATCGACACCGCCGGCATCGTCAAGAACCCGGTCGCACCGCAGCCGGTGGTGGAGCGGATCCGCGCTCAGGGCCGCTGGATGGCGCCGCAGGCGCTGGGCAGCACGCCGTTGCCGGCGCAGGCGCGCGACCTGGATTTCGAGTTCACCGCCGCCTCGTTCCAGGCGCCGGAGAACGTGGAACTGCGCTATCGCCTGGTCGGCTACGACACGCAGTGGCGCAGCCTGGACGACATCCGCCAGCGCGTGGCGAGCTACACCAACCTGCCCGGCGGCGACTACGTGTTCGAGGTCACCGGCAGCAACAACGCCGGGGTCTGGGCGCAGGCGCCGGCGCGGCTGCCGTTGCGAATCCGGTTGCGCTTCCAGGAAACGCTGTATTACAAGCTGCTGCTGGCGCTGGGCGCCCTGGTCCTGGCGCTGCTGTGCATCGGCATGGCGCGGGTGGTCAACCAGCGCCTGCGCGCAACCCTGGAGCGGCAGGTGCGCCAGCGCACCGAGGCGCTGCAGGCGGCGAACCAGCGCCTGCAGGAAGCCAGCTTCACCGACGACCTGACCCAGCTGCGCAATCGCCGCTACCTGTCGCTGCACATCCCCAGCGACATCGCGCTGTACCGGCGCATGGCCGCCAACGACCAGGACATGCTGTCCTCGGGCATGCTGTTCGCGCTGATCGACATCGACCATTTCAAGGCGATCAACGACAGCGGCGGCCACCATACCGGCGACGCGGTGCTGCAGCAGATGGCGCAGTTGCTGGTCGGGCTGACCCGCGAAAGCGACTACGTGGTGCGCTGGGGCGGCGAGGAATTCCTGCTGGTGCTGCGCTCGGCGCCGCGCGAGAACCTGAACGTGGCGGCCGAGCGCCTGTGCCGGGCGATCGCCGCGCACAGCTTCGCGCTCGATTACGGCCGCCAGAGCCAGATCACCTGCTCGATCGGCCTGGCCGAATTCCCGTTCGTGCACGATCCCGACAGCCGCCTTGGCTGGGAACAGTTGCTGGTCCTGGCCGACCGCGCGCTGTACCAGGCCAAGGCCAAGGGCCGCAACGGCTGGGCCGCGTACCAGCCGGTGCTCGGCACGCAGGCCGAACAGGTGCTGGCGGCGCTGCACGAACCGGCCGAACGCATGCAACACCACGCCTGCCTGAGCCTAGTGCATTCGCGCTGCTGA